In Actinomyces weissii, a genomic segment contains:
- the ilvA gene encoding threonine ammonia-lyase, biosynthetic, with the protein MTQTASTLPETWDKATYLRAVLRAPVYEAAEHTPLEVMDSLSTRLGNTVEVKREDLQPVHSFKIRGAYNAMRSLPEEVRARGVVTASAGNHAQGVARSAAILGVRSLIVMPTVTPQIKVDAVRALGGEVLLQGENFDAAKAEALRLAEECALTYIAPFDDPRVIAGQGTIGLEMIQQDAELDRVFVPVGGGGLVAGIAVLIKQLMPQVQVVGVEHEESACLAAALQAGRPVTLERVGLFAEGVAVRRIGDETFRLCAGLLDDVVTVSSDETSAAVRDLFEDLRAVPEPSGAIALAGLKKYVAAHGLRGERLACVLSGANLNFHQLRYISERSEIGEQREAILGVTIPEVQGEFLRFARVLGGRAVTEFNYRVSASAAPGAPARIFVGVRLTRGREERREIVADLEAAGYGVVDLTEDELAKVHVRSMIGGRAPEGLGERLFSLEFPEFPGALTRFLEVLGTRWNVTLFHYRTDGADYGRILAGFEVRDGEAEGELTEHMDRLGYVYREETGDPSAQFFLAR; encoded by the coding sequence GTGACACAGACTGCCTCCACGCTCCCCGAGACCTGGGACAAGGCCACCTACCTGCGGGCCGTCCTGCGCGCCCCCGTCTACGAGGCCGCCGAGCACACCCCGCTGGAGGTCATGGACTCCCTCTCCACCCGGCTGGGGAACACGGTCGAGGTCAAGCGGGAGGACCTGCAGCCAGTCCACTCCTTCAAGATCCGCGGCGCCTACAACGCCATGCGCTCCCTGCCCGAGGAGGTCCGTGCCCGCGGCGTCGTCACCGCCTCCGCCGGGAACCACGCCCAGGGGGTGGCCCGCTCCGCCGCGATCCTGGGGGTGCGCTCGCTGATCGTCATGCCCACCGTCACCCCCCAGATCAAGGTAGACGCCGTGCGGGCCCTCGGCGGGGAGGTCCTGCTGCAGGGGGAGAACTTCGACGCCGCCAAGGCCGAGGCCCTGCGCCTGGCCGAGGAGTGCGCCCTGACCTACATCGCCCCCTTCGACGACCCCCGGGTGATCGCCGGGCAGGGCACCATCGGCCTGGAGATGATCCAGCAGGACGCCGAGCTGGACCGGGTCTTCGTGCCCGTGGGCGGAGGCGGCCTGGTGGCCGGGATCGCCGTGCTCATCAAGCAGCTCATGCCGCAGGTACAGGTCGTGGGCGTTGAGCACGAGGAGTCCGCCTGCCTGGCCGCCGCGCTCCAGGCCGGGCGGCCCGTCACCCTGGAACGGGTGGGGCTCTTCGCGGAGGGGGTCGCGGTGCGCCGCATCGGTGACGAGACCTTCCGCCTGTGCGCCGGGCTGCTGGACGACGTCGTCACCGTCTCCTCCGACGAGACCAGCGCGGCCGTGCGCGACCTCTTTGAGGACCTGCGGGCGGTGCCCGAGCCCAGCGGCGCGATCGCGCTCGCGGGCCTGAAGAAGTACGTGGCGGCCCACGGGCTGCGGGGGGAGCGCCTGGCCTGCGTGCTGTCCGGCGCCAATCTGAACTTCCACCAGCTGCGCTACATCTCGGAGCGCTCCGAGATCGGTGAGCAGCGGGAGGCGATCCTGGGGGTCACGATCCCCGAGGTGCAGGGCGAGTTCCTACGCTTCGCGCGCGTGCTGGGCGGTCGGGCCGTCACGGAGTTCAACTACCGCGTCTCGGCCTCCGCCGCGCCGGGGGCGCCGGCGCGGATCTTCGTGGGCGTGCGGCTCACCCGGGGCCGGGAGGAGCGCCGGGAGATCGTGGCGGACCTGGAGGCGGCGGGCTACGGCGTCGTGGACCTGACGGAGGACGAGCTCGCCAAGGTGCACGTGCGCTCCATGATCGGTGGTCGGGCCCCGGAGGGGTTGGGGGAGCGGCTCTTCAGCCTGGAGTTCCCAGAGTTCCCGGGGGCGCTGACCCGTTTCCTGGAGGTGCTGGGGACGCGCTGGAACGTGACCCTGTTCCACTACCGCACCGACGGGGCCGACTACGGGCGCATCCTGGCGGGCTTCGAGGTCCGTGACGGGGAGGCTGAGGGGGAGCTCACCGAGCACATGGACCGCCTCGGCTACGTCTACCGGGAGGAGACGGGCGACCCTTCGGCGCAGTTCTTCCTGGCGCGCTGA
- the ilvD gene encoding dihydroxy-acid dehydratase, translated as MPQYRSATSTSGRNMAGARALWRATGVKDEDFGKPIIAVANSFTQFVPGHVGLRDVGRLVAEQIEAAGGIAKEFNTIAVDDGIAMGHDGMLYSLPSRDLIADSVEYMAAAHCADALVCISNCDKITPGMLMAALRLNIPTVFVSGGPMESGRTTAADGTSRKLDLIDAMMDAADPTVSEETISAIERLACPTCGSCSGMFTANSMNCLTEALGLALPMNGTLLATHADRGELFRAAGRQVVAITKAYYEQDDETVLPRAIATKAAFENAMCLDIAMGGSTNTVLHLLAAAQEAGVDFRMADIDRLSRVVPHLCKVAPSTSLVHIEDVHRAGGVMGILGELDRCGLLDTQVRNVMQGTLAQALAAYDIARPGPDGVPGSALSQEVRTGYLAAPAGVRTTEMFSQASRWESLDTDRAAGVVRDREHAFSADGGLAVLFGNVAEKGCIVKTAGVDPSILVFSGSAVVFESQEDAVAGILGGRVRAGDVVVISHEGPRGGPGMQEMLYPTTYIKSMHLGKECALLTDGRFSGGTSGLSIGHVSPEAAAGGLIGLVRDGDRIEIDIPARRIELMVDEAEVARRRAAEEARGQAAWSPHVERPRQVSAALRAYAMLATSADQGAVRDLDRLPRL; from the coding sequence ATGCCGCAGTACCGCAGCGCCACCTCCACCTCCGGCCGCAACATGGCGGGGGCCCGCGCCCTGTGGCGCGCCACCGGCGTCAAGGACGAGGACTTCGGCAAGCCGATCATCGCGGTCGCCAACTCCTTCACCCAGTTCGTGCCCGGGCACGTCGGCCTGCGTGACGTGGGCCGCCTGGTGGCCGAGCAGATCGAGGCCGCAGGCGGCATCGCCAAGGAGTTCAACACCATCGCCGTGGACGACGGCATCGCCATGGGGCACGACGGCATGCTCTACTCCCTGCCCAGCCGCGACCTGATCGCTGACTCCGTGGAGTACATGGCCGCCGCCCACTGCGCCGACGCCCTGGTGTGCATCTCCAACTGCGACAAGATCACCCCCGGCATGCTCATGGCCGCCCTGCGCCTGAACATCCCCACGGTCTTCGTCTCCGGCGGCCCCATGGAGTCCGGCCGCACCACCGCCGCCGACGGCACCAGCCGCAAGCTGGACCTGATCGACGCCATGATGGACGCCGCCGACCCCACCGTGAGCGAGGAGACCATCAGCGCCATCGAGCGCCTGGCCTGCCCCACCTGCGGCTCCTGCTCCGGCATGTTCACCGCCAACTCCATGAACTGCCTGACCGAGGCCCTGGGCCTGGCCCTGCCCATGAACGGCACCCTGCTAGCCACCCACGCCGACCGGGGCGAGCTGTTCCGGGCCGCTGGCCGCCAGGTAGTGGCCATCACCAAGGCCTACTACGAGCAGGACGACGAGACCGTCCTGCCTCGCGCCATCGCCACCAAGGCGGCCTTCGAGAACGCCATGTGCCTGGACATCGCCATGGGAGGCTCCACCAACACCGTGCTGCACCTGCTGGCCGCCGCCCAGGAGGCCGGGGTGGACTTCCGCATGGCCGACATAGACCGGCTCTCCCGCGTGGTACCGCACCTTTGCAAGGTGGCCCCCTCCACCAGCCTGGTGCACATCGAGGACGTGCACCGGGCGGGCGGCGTCATGGGGATCCTGGGCGAGCTGGACCGCTGCGGGCTGCTGGACACCCAGGTACGCAACGTCATGCAGGGCACCCTGGCGCAGGCGCTGGCCGCCTACGACATTGCCCGCCCCGGCCCCGACGGCGTGCCCGGCTCCGCCCTGAGCCAGGAGGTCCGCACCGGCTACCTGGCCGCCCCCGCCGGGGTGCGCACCACCGAGATGTTCTCCCAGGCCTCCCGCTGGGAGTCGCTGGACACCGACCGTGCGGCCGGGGTGGTCCGCGACCGGGAGCACGCCTTCTCCGCCGACGGCGGCCTGGCCGTGCTCTTCGGCAACGTCGCCGAGAAGGGCTGCATCGTCAAGACTGCCGGGGTGGACCCCTCCATCCTGGTGTTCTCCGGGAGCGCCGTGGTCTTCGAGTCCCAGGAGGACGCGGTAGCGGGGATCCTCGGGGGGCGGGTCCGGGCGGGCGACGTCGTCGTCATCAGCCATGAGGGGCCACGCGGCGGGCCGGGCATGCAGGAGATGCTGTACCCCACCACCTACATCAAGTCGATGCACCTGGGTAAGGAGTGCGCCCTGCTCACGGACGGGCGCTTCTCGGGCGGGACCTCCGGGCTGTCTATCGGGCACGTCTCCCCGGAGGCGGCGGCGGGCGGGCTGATCGGGCTGGTGCGTGACGGCGACCGGATCGAGATCGACATCCCGGCCCGGCGGATCGAGCTGATGGTGGACGAGGCGGAGGTCGCGCGGCGCCGGGCGGCTGAGGAGGCCCGGGGGCAGGCGGCGTGGAGCCCGCACGTGGAGCGGCCCCGCCAGGTCAGCGCCGCCCTGCGCGCATACGCCATGCTGGCCACCAGCGCCGACCAGGGGGCCGTGCGCGACCTGGACCGGCTGCCGCGTCTGTGA
- a CDS encoding FKBP-type peptidyl-prolyl cis-trans isomerase — translation MINTSMPTVEGAKGTKPVLSFPGEEAPEGLQVQVLDAGTGQQVEAGDTIVCHYLGQSWNGEVFDNSYDRGQPLSFQIGVGMVIRGWDDGLVGQRVGSRVLLSIPSELGYGDRGVPQAGIKGGATLVFVTEILGVM, via the coding sequence ATGATCAACACGAGCATGCCCACCGTCGAGGGGGCCAAAGGCACCAAGCCCGTCCTGAGCTTTCCTGGCGAGGAGGCCCCTGAGGGCCTGCAGGTCCAGGTCCTCGACGCCGGTACCGGCCAGCAGGTGGAGGCCGGGGACACCATCGTCTGCCACTACCTGGGCCAGTCCTGGAACGGCGAGGTCTTTGACAACTCCTACGACCGCGGCCAGCCGCTGAGCTTCCAGATCGGCGTCGGCATGGTCATCCGCGGCTGGGACGACGGCCTGGTGGGCCAGCGCGTCGGCTCCCGTGTGCTGCTGTCCATCCCCTCCGAACTGGGCTACGGCGACCGCGGCGTGCCCCAGGCCGGTATCAAGGGCGGCGCCACCCTGGTCTTCGTCACCGAGATCCTGGGGGTCATGTGA
- a CDS encoding Bax inhibitor-1/YccA family protein, whose product MSNPFFTKNPAFNGRAATLTTPAGYPTMPGYQVGQRGQGLPADQYASSGPYGYGAGYGAPTSQRPASGYGDVSPQQLSHLEQQYAAPSATNVDRGRMTYDDVVMRTAGIFAVILATGAVTWGMVSSTDARLGALGLGALAIGAVGALVLGLVNTFKREPSPLLIMAYAVFEGAMLGGFSGIMENLYPGIVLQAVLASAATFGVMLLAYTRAGFRLSAKASKVLLIAMGGYLVFSLVNFGLMVTGVVSDPWGLRGVTVAGIPLGLVIGLLAVVMAALSLVLDFEAIQQGVEQGLPTRYAWAGAFGLVVTLVWMYVEFLRILAILREN is encoded by the coding sequence ATGTCTAACCCCTTCTTCACCAAGAACCCGGCCTTCAACGGCCGCGCCGCCACCCTGACGACGCCCGCTGGATACCCGACCATGCCGGGCTACCAGGTGGGGCAGCGCGGGCAGGGCCTCCCGGCAGACCAGTACGCGTCGAGCGGGCCTTACGGCTACGGGGCCGGTTACGGCGCCCCCACCTCGCAGCGGCCCGCCAGCGGCTACGGCGACGTGAGCCCGCAGCAGCTCAGCCACCTGGAGCAGCAGTACGCGGCGCCGTCGGCCACCAACGTGGACCGGGGCCGGATGACCTACGACGACGTCGTCATGCGCACCGCCGGGATCTTCGCGGTGATCCTGGCTACCGGGGCGGTGACCTGGGGGATGGTGTCCTCCACGGACGCCAGGCTCGGGGCGCTCGGGCTGGGGGCCCTGGCGATCGGGGCCGTCGGCGCGCTGGTCCTGGGCCTGGTCAACACCTTCAAGCGTGAGCCCAGCCCGCTGCTGATCATGGCCTACGCCGTGTTCGAGGGGGCCATGCTGGGCGGCTTCTCCGGGATCATGGAGAACCTCTACCCCGGTATCGTGCTGCAGGCGGTGCTGGCCAGCGCGGCCACCTTCGGCGTGATGCTGCTGGCCTACACCCGGGCCGGGTTCCGCCTGTCCGCCAAGGCCAGCAAGGTCCTGCTGATCGCCATGGGCGGCTACCTGGTGTTCTCCCTGGTGAACTTCGGGCTGATGGTCACCGGCGTAGTCTCCGACCCGTGGGGGCTGCGGGGCGTGACGGTCGCTGGTATCCCGCTCGGACTGGTGATCGGCCTGCTCGCGGTGGTCATGGCGGCCCTGAGCCTGGTGCTGGACTTCGAGGCCATCCAGCAGGGCGTGGAGCAGGGGCTGCCCACCCGCTACGCCTGGGCTGGCGCCTTCGGCCTGGTGGTCACCCTGGTGTGGATGTACGTGGAGTTCCTGCGGATCCTGGCGATCCTGCGCGAGAACTGA
- a CDS encoding ABC transporter ATP-binding protein, with protein sequence MIEAVNLSKRYGSKLAVDNVSFTVEPGTVTGFLGPNGAGKSTTMRMIMGLDRPTSGSVTVNGKPYRELKAPLCEVGALLDAKGLHGSRTARAHLLQLAVSNGIPTRRVDEVLELTGLTSVAKKRVKGFSLGMGQRLGMAAALLGDPQVLIFDEPVNGLDPEGVKWVRETCRALAAEGRTVFISSHLMSEMSQTADHLLVIGRGRILTSGPVDQVISSATSDRVRVTSPQAEALAQALTSRGIQAVATAPGVLETTTASAAQVGETAAAHGVVLHELTTVKASLEEAYLELTSGEVEYTTGSTTSLSPAQAA encoded by the coding sequence ATGATCGAAGCAGTCAACCTCAGCAAGCGTTACGGCAGCAAGCTCGCCGTCGACAACGTCTCCTTCACGGTGGAGCCCGGCACCGTGACCGGGTTCCTGGGCCCCAACGGCGCCGGCAAGTCCACCACCATGCGCATGATCATGGGCCTGGACCGGCCCACCTCCGGCTCAGTCACGGTCAACGGCAAGCCCTACCGGGAGCTGAAGGCCCCCCTGTGCGAGGTAGGTGCGCTGCTGGACGCCAAGGGACTGCACGGCTCGCGCACCGCCCGCGCCCACCTGCTGCAGCTGGCGGTCTCCAACGGCATCCCCACCCGGAGGGTGGATGAGGTGCTGGAGCTGACCGGCCTGACCAGCGTGGCCAAGAAGCGCGTAAAGGGGTTCTCCCTGGGCATGGGCCAGCGCCTGGGCATGGCCGCCGCCCTGCTGGGGGACCCGCAGGTGCTGATCTTTGACGAGCCCGTCAACGGCCTGGACCCCGAGGGCGTCAAGTGGGTCCGTGAGACCTGCCGCGCCCTGGCCGCGGAGGGACGCACGGTGTTCATCTCCTCCCACCTGATGAGCGAGATGTCCCAGACCGCCGACCACCTCCTGGTCATCGGCCGGGGCCGCATCCTCACCTCCGGCCCGGTGGACCAGGTGATCTCCTCCGCCACCTCGGACCGGGTGCGCGTCACCTCCCCCCAGGCGGAGGCGCTCGCGCAGGCTCTGACCTCCCGCGGCATCCAGGCCGTGGCCACCGCCCCCGGGGTGCTGGAGACGACGACGGCGAGCGCCGCGCAGGTCGGTGAGACCGCCGCCGCCCACGGGGTGGTGCTGCACGAGCTGACCACCGTCAAGGCCTCCCTGGAGGAGGCCTACCTGGAGCTGACCAGCGGGGAGGTGGAGTACACCACCGGCTCCACCACCTCCCTGTCACCGGCCCAGGCCGCCTGA
- a CDS encoding ABC transporter permease has product MSTAVTAPSTPQSRPRLRIQGRQSFLTLVRSEWIKVRSVVSTWVTAALTVSITVLLGAGLAIGYSQTPEMAEQAKHMIAAGSAFGHLVVAVLGALVITGEYGSGQIRSSLAAAPQRTRLMAAKVLVVSALAFLLGAFSVLLSWAVSAPFMGEHAGSLADAHYLGYVWGTGLSFVVITVMSLALGYLLRSTAGAITVSMVLLFVLQIPLGLAAMKWQSVLWVVNLLPGGAVQALADPHSLVHTWGAEGSYTLSQPLTVAVAAAWALVPLLAAWVTFIKRDA; this is encoded by the coding sequence ATGAGCACCGCCGTCACCGCCCCGTCCACCCCCCAGTCCCGCCCCCGCCTGCGCATCCAAGGCAGGCAGAGCTTCCTGACCCTGGTCCGCTCCGAGTGGATCAAGGTCCGTTCCGTGGTATCCACCTGGGTCACTGCCGCCCTGACCGTGTCCATCACCGTGCTGCTGGGCGCCGGCCTGGCGATCGGCTACTCCCAGACCCCTGAGATGGCTGAGCAGGCCAAGCACATGATCGCTGCCGGCTCGGCCTTCGGACACCTGGTGGTGGCCGTGCTCGGAGCCCTGGTGATCACCGGTGAGTACGGCTCCGGGCAGATCCGCTCCTCCCTGGCCGCCGCCCCGCAGCGCACCCGGCTGATGGCCGCCAAGGTGCTGGTCGTCTCCGCGCTGGCCTTCCTCCTGGGAGCCTTCTCCGTGCTGCTGTCCTGGGCCGTCTCCGCCCCCTTCATGGGGGAGCACGCCGGCTCCCTGGCCGACGCCCACTACCTGGGCTACGTGTGGGGCACCGGCCTGAGCTTCGTGGTCATCACCGTGATGTCCCTGGCCCTGGGCTACCTGCTGCGCTCCACCGCGGGCGCGATCACCGTGAGCATGGTGCTGCTCTTCGTGCTGCAGATCCCCCTGGGCCTGGCAGCCATGAAGTGGCAGTCGGTCCTCTGGGTGGTCAACCTGCTGCCCGGGGGCGCCGTGCAGGCCCTGGCTGACCCCCACAGCCTGGTCCACACCTGGGGCGCTGAGGGCTCCTACACCCTCTCCCAGCCGCTGACGGTGGCCGTCGCCGCCGCCTGGGCCCTGGTGCCGCTGCTCGCCGCCTGGGTCACCTTCATCAAGCGCGACGCCTGA
- a CDS encoding sensor histidine kinase, translated as MTVPPRIMRVAAWQDAHPQLVDAAVAVLICLLNIPLGLETLDHEGPSVDSSATRLVSVAAIVVVGTALLLRRRYPLAVWLVTSLTLPVALLGSEQLLDLSFEQKRQLFTSLPTLSLLAVPLTVGTVTTHRAMRLGLLAFLVSTAAETATVSTLYPVKGVPDLFSNVFPFALVNLIGLLTGTLLRVHRQTLEDTKAYAARAALASEQRALLAAATERSRIAREMHDVIAHSLAVMITMADGAAATIDRSPERAKEALGVLAETGRSALADTRRLVGVLREDPGASSAGDDGTVLRGAATATPPPPALGPAPASAPQVRDLPVPEFAPPGTVVPVEPSAPIADLRADATTGQDTSTGGTPTAPAPESADLEVLVQRFKTAGVPVTYTWNGAPLPDDKGLQLTLFRIAQEALTNVLRYAPTTRSVKVQVDRHTGTVVLLVQNDAAPGSTPMHGSGKGLIGMRERAAVYGGQLQAGPTAQGWQVRAILRWDETDEGSTSWQRPS; from the coding sequence ATGACTGTCCCGCCCCGCATCATGCGGGTGGCGGCCTGGCAGGACGCGCACCCGCAGCTGGTGGACGCCGCCGTCGCCGTGCTCATCTGCCTGCTCAACATCCCCTTGGGCCTGGAGACGCTCGACCATGAGGGCCCCTCCGTCGACTCCTCTGCCACGAGACTGGTGTCCGTGGCGGCTATCGTGGTGGTCGGGACGGCGCTGCTGCTCCGCCGTCGTTATCCGCTGGCCGTGTGGCTGGTGACCAGCCTGACGCTGCCGGTCGCCCTGCTGGGGTCCGAACAGCTGCTGGACCTCAGCTTCGAGCAGAAGCGCCAGCTGTTCACCTCCTTGCCGACGCTCAGCCTGCTGGCCGTCCCCCTGACCGTCGGCACCGTCACCACCCACAGGGCCATGCGGCTGGGCCTGCTGGCCTTCCTGGTCTCCACCGCCGCGGAGACCGCCACCGTCAGCACCCTCTACCCCGTCAAGGGAGTGCCGGACCTGTTCTCAAACGTCTTCCCCTTCGCCCTGGTGAACCTGATAGGTCTGCTCACGGGCACCCTGCTGCGCGTGCACCGGCAGACGCTTGAGGACACCAAGGCCTACGCAGCCCGCGCTGCCCTGGCCTCCGAGCAGCGTGCCCTGCTGGCGGCCGCCACCGAGCGAAGCCGGATCGCCCGGGAGATGCACGACGTGATCGCCCACTCCCTGGCAGTGATGATCACCATGGCGGACGGCGCGGCGGCCACGATCGACCGCAGCCCTGAGCGGGCCAAGGAGGCCCTGGGCGTGCTGGCGGAGACGGGCCGCTCAGCCCTGGCCGACACCCGCCGTCTGGTGGGGGTGCTCCGGGAGGACCCAGGTGCCAGCTCGGCGGGCGACGACGGCACCGTCCTGCGGGGGGCGGCCACGGCCACTCCCCCGCCACCCGCCCTGGGGCCAGCGCCAGCCAGCGCCCCACAGGTGCGGGACCTGCCCGTGCCCGAGTTCGCGCCCCCCGGCACCGTCGTCCCCGTGGAGCCCTCCGCCCCGATCGCGGACCTGCGGGCGGACGCCACCACCGGCCAGGACACCTCCACCGGGGGCACCCCCACCGCCCCCGCACCGGAGTCAGCCGACCTGGAGGTGCTGGTCCAGCGTTTCAAGACGGCGGGCGTGCCCGTCACCTACACCTGGAACGGAGCCCCCCTGCCGGACGACAAGGGGCTGCAGCTGACCCTGTTCCGCATCGCCCAGGAGGCCCTGACCAATGTGCTGCGCTACGCCCCCACCACCCGCAGCGTGAAGGTGCAGGTGGACCGGCACACGGGCACGGTGGTGCTGCTGGTGCAGAATGATGCCGCCCCCGGCTCCACCCCCATGCACGGCTCCGGCAAGGGCCTGATCGGGATGCGGGAGCGCGCCGCCGTCTATGGTGGGCAGCTGCAGGCAGGGCCAACCGCACAAGGCTGGCAGGTCCGGGCGATACTGCGCTGGGACGAGACTGACGAAGGAAGCACTTCATGGCAGAGACCATCATGA
- a CDS encoding response regulator yields MSPEDSPEERPQQDAGTPSPIRVVLADDQALMRMGFRMVLEAEDGIEVVGEASDGSSAVAQARALRPDVILMDVRMPGMNGIEATEAITAQCPATKVLILTTFDLDEYAFAGLKAGAAGFLLKDTRPADLAEAIRTVAGGEAVVSPRVTRRMLEMFASRLPDSGPVAQAEDPRVAALTPREREILVLMAHGLSNAEIAESLVVSATTVKTHVGNVLAKFNVRDRVQAVVVAYESGLMS; encoded by the coding sequence ATGAGCCCCGAGGACAGCCCGGAGGAGCGGCCGCAGCAGGACGCCGGGACGCCGTCGCCCATCCGGGTGGTGCTGGCTGACGACCAGGCCCTGATGCGGATGGGCTTCCGCATGGTGCTGGAGGCTGAGGACGGTATCGAGGTCGTGGGCGAGGCCTCCGACGGCAGCTCGGCGGTGGCCCAGGCCCGGGCGCTGCGCCCCGACGTGATCCTCATGGACGTGCGTATGCCGGGCATGAACGGCATTGAGGCCACTGAGGCGATCACCGCCCAGTGCCCCGCCACCAAGGTCCTGATCCTGACCACCTTCGACCTGGACGAGTACGCCTTCGCCGGGCTCAAGGCGGGGGCGGCGGGCTTCCTGCTCAAGGACACCCGCCCGGCGGACCTGGCGGAGGCGATCCGCACGGTGGCCGGTGGGGAGGCGGTGGTCTCGCCCCGGGTCACGCGGCGGATGCTGGAGATGTTCGCCTCCCGCCTGCCCGACTCCGGGCCCGTGGCCCAGGCCGAGGACCCCCGCGTGGCCGCACTGACGCCCCGCGAGCGGGAGATCCTGGTGCTGATGGCCCACGGGCTGTCCAACGCGGAGATCGCCGAGTCGCTGGTGGTCTCGGCCACCACCGTGAAGACCCACGTGGGCAACGTGCTGGCCAAGTTCAACGTGCGGGACCGGGTGCAGGCGGTGGTGGTCGCCTACGAGAGCGGCCTGATGTCCTGA
- the pth gene encoding aminoacyl-tRNA hydrolase: MSDPWLVVGLGNPEARYARNRHNVGHMVVELLAGRAGSRLTRHKARAQVAEVRLGLLPGGAPGPRVVLAEPAAFMNLSGGPVKALAQFYGIDPTARLLVVHDELDLPAHQLRLKRGGGEGGHNGLRSVSQALGTRDYARLRVGVGRPPGRQDPADYVLSDFPSREREELAVTLEQAADAVEAVVTVGFEIVQQRLRSA; this comes from the coding sequence GTGAGTGACCCCTGGCTCGTCGTCGGGCTGGGGAACCCCGAGGCCCGGTACGCGCGGAACCGTCACAACGTCGGCCACATGGTGGTCGAGCTGCTGGCGGGGCGTGCCGGGTCTCGGCTCACCCGGCACAAGGCCCGCGCCCAGGTGGCGGAGGTGCGGCTGGGCCTGCTGCCGGGGGGCGCCCCGGGGCCACGGGTGGTGCTGGCTGAGCCAGCGGCCTTCATGAACCTGTCCGGGGGGCCGGTCAAGGCGCTGGCCCAGTTCTACGGGATCGACCCGACGGCGCGGCTGCTGGTGGTGCACGACGAGCTGGACCTGCCCGCCCACCAGCTGCGGCTCAAGCGGGGTGGTGGCGAGGGTGGGCACAACGGCCTGCGCTCCGTCTCCCAGGCCTTGGGGACCCGCGACTACGCCCGCCTGCGGGTGGGGGTGGGCCGTCCCCCGGGGCGGCAGGACCCCGCCGACTACGTGCTCTCGGACTTCCCGTCCCGGGAGCGTGAGGAGCTGGCCGTGACCCTGGAGCAGGCGGCTGACGCCGTCGAGGCCGTGGTGACGGTGGGCTTTGAGATCGTCCAGCAGCGCCTGCGCTCCGCCTGA
- a CDS encoding 50S ribosomal protein L25/general stress protein Ctc — protein MAHEATKLTAQDRTDFGKGASRQARRDGLVPAVVYGHGSEPRHVLLPGHATSLALRGNENALIELDLAGEKLLVLTKAVQRHPIRTGVQHVDFQLVNRNERVEVEVPVTVVGDAEPGTIHMIEAANLLVSAPAVSIPEAIEVDVTGVAGGTIITVADLKLPAGVEALGDAEAGVVNVADENAVTEAVPAADEAPAAEAE, from the coding sequence ATGGCCCACGAAGCCACCAAGCTCACCGCCCAGGACCGCACCGACTTCGGCAAGGGGGCCTCCCGCCAGGCCCGCCGTGACGGGCTGGTGCCCGCCGTCGTCTACGGGCACGGCTCTGAGCCCCGCCACGTCCTGCTGCCCGGCCACGCCACCTCCCTGGCCCTGCGCGGCAACGAGAACGCGCTGATCGAGCTGGACCTGGCCGGTGAGAAGCTGCTGGTCCTGACCAAGGCCGTGCAGCGCCACCCCATCCGCACCGGGGTGCAGCACGTGGACTTCCAGCTGGTGAACCGCAACGAGCGCGTCGAGGTGGAGGTGCCGGTGACCGTCGTCGGTGACGCCGAGCCGGGCACCATCCACATGATCGAGGCTGCCAACCTGCTCGTCTCCGCCCCGGCCGTGTCCATCCCCGAGGCCATTGAGGTGGACGTGACCGGCGTGGCTGGCGGCACCATCATCACCGTCGCCGACCTCAAGCTGCCCGCTGGCGTGGAGGCCCTGGGCGACGCCGAGGCCGGCGTGGTCAACGTCGCGGACGAGAACGCGGTCACCGAGGCGGTCCCCGCCGCTGACGAGGCCCCCGCCGCCGAGGCCGAGTGA